In a genomic window of Corynebacterium lizhenjunii:
- a CDS encoding AI-2E family transporter → MSSDQPSQAPNVRLSAKLDGSVDPELLASISPHPPGDQVDRSVVVADMVKAASLWALRLFIIGAFLYALSQMLGSFWRGILPVLLALIVCTVLAPLASKLRRAGLPSAVAAILCILLFFGIFGGLFAFIAPDFVRQSHTLYLQTVEGIQRLQLWVQGPPLNIDSEDLGNYVDEAARWIQNQAGAIAGGVFSGIGLATSVLVTLFIVLVLTFFFLKDGHKFLGWLRGTTGRLAGWHLTEVLTRSWNTLGGFVRAQAMVSAIDAVFIGAGLVILQVPMALALAIITFIAGFIPFVGAIVAGALSVIITLISLGFTKAIIVLILVLVVQQLEGNVLSPWLQSKAMDLHPVVVLISVTIGSALFNLIGSFLAVPVVATLAVMWRYLQDILQLQSGEKKAEDLEFATVAGYLIGTYTEEEGRVQRAARAQSADSPSTPPATAPLGSLEDVVDMDASLQPSRVRSHSRTKDVFDRISTKVFDTLRK, encoded by the coding sequence GTGAGTTCTGACCAACCATCCCAGGCCCCTAACGTCCGGCTTTCCGCAAAGCTCGACGGCTCAGTTGATCCTGAGCTGCTCGCCTCCATTTCCCCGCACCCACCCGGGGACCAGGTAGACCGTTCGGTGGTGGTGGCAGACATGGTCAAGGCTGCATCCCTATGGGCGCTGCGGCTGTTTATCATTGGTGCATTCCTCTATGCCCTATCGCAGATGCTGGGCAGCTTCTGGCGCGGCATTCTCCCGGTGCTCCTGGCGCTCATCGTCTGTACAGTCTTGGCGCCGCTGGCCAGTAAGCTACGCCGGGCAGGCCTGCCTTCTGCGGTTGCCGCCATCTTGTGCATCCTGCTCTTCTTTGGCATATTCGGCGGCCTCTTTGCCTTCATTGCCCCGGACTTTGTCCGCCAATCACACACGCTGTATTTGCAAACAGTGGAGGGCATCCAGCGCCTGCAGCTGTGGGTCCAAGGACCACCACTAAACATTGATAGCGAAGACCTGGGCAATTATGTTGATGAGGCCGCCCGGTGGATCCAAAACCAAGCCGGCGCTATTGCCGGCGGCGTCTTCTCCGGCATTGGTTTGGCCACCTCCGTGCTGGTCACGCTATTTATCGTGTTGGTGTTAACCTTCTTCTTCCTCAAGGACGGCCATAAGTTCTTGGGCTGGCTGCGCGGCACCACCGGCCGCTTGGCTGGCTGGCACCTCACCGAGGTACTGACGCGTTCCTGGAATACCCTGGGCGGGTTTGTGCGCGCCCAGGCAATGGTTTCTGCAATCGATGCCGTCTTTATTGGCGCAGGGTTGGTCATCCTGCAGGTGCCGATGGCGCTGGCGCTGGCCATTATCACCTTCATCGCCGGGTTTATCCCCTTCGTGGGCGCCATTGTTGCCGGGGCACTTTCGGTGATTATCACCTTGATCTCCCTGGGCTTTACCAAAGCGATCATTGTGCTGATTTTGGTCCTGGTGGTCCAGCAATTAGAGGGCAACGTGCTCAGCCCTTGGCTGCAGTCCAAGGCTATGGACTTGCACCCGGTGGTGGTGTTGATTTCGGTGACCATTGGCTCTGCGCTGTTTAACCTGATTGGCTCTTTCCTGGCGGTTCCGGTGGTGGCCACGCTTGCGGTGATGTGGCGCTACCTGCAGGATATTTTGCAGCTGCAGTCCGGGGAGAAAAAGGCCGAGGATCTGGAGTTTGCCACGGTGGCTGGCTACCTCATTGGCACCTATACGGAAGAAGAAGGCCGGGTGCAGCGTGCTGCCAGGGCTCAGTCTGCCGATTCCCCCTCCACTCCCCCAGCCACTGCCCCTCTGGGTTCCTTGGAGGACGTAGTGGATATGGACGCCTCCCTCCAACCTTCCCGGGTGCGCTCCCACAGCCGCACCAAGGATGTCTTCGACCGGATTTCTACGAAGGTGTTCGACACGTTGCGCAAGTAA